Part of the Tepiditoga spiralis genome, GTTATATCAAGAAACTTTGTATCATTTACAGTTGTAGATAATAATAGTTTAAAGATAGAGGCTTCTATAGATGAGATTGATTTACCAAAAATAAAGGTTGGAATGAAGGCTTATGTTGAATTTGAGCAATTACATGTAAAAATTCCTGCTAAAGTGAGCTTGATAAATCCCGTTGCAGTAAATGCAGGTGGAATAGTTGTAATACCTATAGAGTTAAAGTTTGAAGATAATCCATTAAAATATGGAATAATATCTGGTTTAACTTGTAATGTAAAATTAATAACTATGGAATTAGATAATTCTATTGTTATTCCAGTAAATTCTTTAATAAAAGGTAAAGATGGAAATGAATATGTTTTTAAGAAAACATCAGAAGGACGCGAAAAAGTTCCAGTTATAACTGGTCAAAAAACTGAAAAGTTTGTTGAAATAAAAAATGGTTTATCTGAAGGAGATACAGTTTTAATAATGCCAAGTAAAGAAGAAATAAATAGATTAAAAGAAAAGTATGCGACACCTAATATAAGAATAGGTACTGGGAAGAGGCCAAAGAAATGAAAGTAATGCATTTAAAAGATATATGGAAAATTTATCAAATGGGAAAAATAGAAGTTAATGCATTGAGAGGAGTTTCACTTGAGGTAAATGATGGAGATTTTGCAATAATAATTGGCCCTTCTGGAAGTGGAAAGTCTACATTACTTCATATTTTAGGATGTTTGGATAGGCCAACAAAAGGAAATGTTTTTGTAGAAGATAAAGAAGTTTCAAAAATGACAGACTCTCAACTTGCAAAAATTAGAAATCAAAAAATAGGGTTTGTTTTTCAAAAGTTTAATCTTTTAGGAAGCATGAGTGCACTTGAAAATGTTGAACTTCCAATGATTTATGCTGGTAAGCATTTAAAGGAAAGAAAAAAGAAAGCAAAAGAATTATTGGAACTTGTGGGACTTGGAGATAGGTTGAATCATAAACCAAATGAACTTTCTGGAGGACAACAGCAAAGGGTTGCAATAGCAAGAGCTTTAGCAAATGATCCATCTTTTTTACTTGCAGATGAGCCTACTGGGAATTTAGATTCAAAAAGTGGGGAAGAAATATTAGAAATATTTCATACCTTGCATAAAATGGGAAAAACTCTTGTAATAGTAACGCATGATCCGGAAATGGTTTATGAAGGTAATAAAACAATAAAGCTTTTTGATGGACAAATAGAAAAAGCAGAGGTGAGAGATTTTGGAAATATTAAGAGAAACATATAGATCTCTATTCTCCAATAAACTCCGAACATTTCTTTCAATGCTTGGAATAATAATTGGAATAACTTCAGTAATAACAGTTATGGCACTGGGAGCTGGTACAACTGAAAATATAACAAATAGTGTATCTTCTCTTGGATCTAATGTTATGATAATTTTTCCAGGATATTCAGGAGGACGTGGTGGAAAAGTTGCAAGTTCTATGAATTATCTTGAAAAATCAGATGCAGAAAATATAGCTAATTATGCAGAAGATGTTATAAGAGCAACGCCTGTTTTACAGTCTAATTTTTTAGTACAAAATGGAAATTTAAATATAACTTCAACAATAATGGCAGGTAATCCTGAATTATTTAATATTTTGAATTTAAATATTGATTCTGGAAGAAGTTTTGTTGAAGACGATTATGCAAATGTAAAAAATTATGCAATTATAGGATATACTACTGCAGAATCTTTATTTGAAGGAAAAAATCCAATTGGGGAAAAAATATATTTAATACAGAAAAATTCAAAATTATTTAGAAAAATTCCTTTTGAAGTTATAGGTGTTTTAAAAAAAGCAGGAAGTACTTTAATGTTTAATACAGATAAGACAATTTTTATTCCATATAGTACAGCAGATGCAAGACTCTTTAAAACAAATGGAAAAGCATCTATGATATTGGCTTCAGGTGTTTCAAGTGAAAAATCTTTAGAAGCACAAATGGAAGTTGATTTTATATTAAACAATAAATTTGGAGATGATACATCTTATCAAATAATGAGTCAAGATTCGATGTTAGAAGTAATAGGGCAAATAACTGGAGTAATGAATTTTATATTAATTGCCATAGCAGCTATTTCTTTGGTGGTTGGTGGAATAGGAATTATGAATATAATGCTTGTATCTGTTTCAGAAAGGACAAGAGAAATTGGAGTTAAGATGGCACTGGGAGCAGGGAGAAAAAGAATACTTCTTGAGTTTTTAACTGAAAGTATTGCTATAACTTTTATTGCAGGATTAATAGGAATAATTTTAGGAAGTCTTTTATCCGCTGGAATATCATCACTTGCTGCAAATTTAAATTTAAAAGCAATAATTAGTTTAAAATCAATATTAATAGCCTTTGGTGTTTCAGCATCTGTTGGATTATTCTTTGGAATATATCCAGCAAATAAAGCTTCAAAATTGAGTCCAATAGAAGCATTGAGATATGAATAAAAAAAAGAGCGATTTAATCGCTCTTTTTTTTATTTTATTATTCTTCAATAATGATAGCTTGAACTGGACATGAATCAGCTGCATCTTGTACACAAGGTGCTTCACTTGCTCCTTCTATAGCAACTGCTTTTCCATCGTCTTGAATAGCAAATGCGTCAGGGCAAAGATTTTCACAAACACCACAACCTATACAAGTTTCTTTTTCAACGAATACTTTCATTAAAAACACCTCCGAAATATATTTGAAAAGTCCATAAGTATTATACCATATTTTTTTATTAAATCAAATTATTTTATTGCTTTAACCAATCTATCAACTAAGTCCATTCCGACTCTCCATTGTGCTTCTTTTGTAGTTGCTCCAATATGAGGAGTTGCTACAACATTAAAATTCATTAATTTTTCATATAGAAAACCCTTTGGTGGTTCATTTTCATAAACATCTAACCCAGCACCAAAAACTTTTCCATTTTCAAGATATTTTAACAATGCTTCTTCATCTACAATGCCACCTCTTGCAGCATTTATTATTACAACTCCATCTTTCATAGCTTCAAATTGTTTGCTTGAAATCATATGGTATGTTTTATCATTTTTAGGCACGTGCAATGAAATTATATCAGCATTTTTATAAATTTCTTCAAGACTAACTTTTTCAACATTGTATTCTTTTAAAACTTCTTCTGGAATATCAAAAACATCAAAAACAAGTACCTTTACTCCAAATCCAGAAACTAATTTTGAAAGTAATTTTCCAATGTTTCCAAATCCAACTATTCCAAGTGTTTTACCTGTTAATTCAAGTCCTTTTAATTGTTTCTTTTCCCATTTACCTTCTTTAATGCCTTGAGTTCCTCTTGGTGTATATCTA contains:
- a CDS encoding efflux RND transporter periplasmic adaptor subunit, encoding MKKSIKWLIIIVTLVVLIFLIINALNIKKESGNVQTDKVSTALNNISVEYKVKKDNIGDYIEVSGNVTAETRRIISEVSGEVMDVYVENGEKIKKDQKMAKFEDIDYRINYLNKLNTYELAVNDGEKIKEIKKLQLDQAKKDLDNTILKSPVEGIISSVNISVGDVISRNFVSFTVVDNNSLKIEASIDEIDLPKIKVGMKAYVEFEQLHVKIPAKVSLINPVAVNAGGIVVIPIELKFEDNPLKYGIISGLTCNVKLITMELDNSIVIPVNSLIKGKDGNEYVFKKTSEGREKVPVITGQKTEKFVEIKNGLSEGDTVLIMPSKEEINRLKEKYATPNIRIGTGKRPKK
- a CDS encoding ABC transporter ATP-binding protein, which encodes MKVMHLKDIWKIYQMGKIEVNALRGVSLEVNDGDFAIIIGPSGSGKSTLLHILGCLDRPTKGNVFVEDKEVSKMTDSQLAKIRNQKIGFVFQKFNLLGSMSALENVELPMIYAGKHLKERKKKAKELLELVGLGDRLNHKPNELSGGQQQRVAIARALANDPSFLLADEPTGNLDSKSGEEILEIFHTLHKMGKTLVIVTHDPEMVYEGNKTIKLFDGQIEKAEVRDFGNIKRNI
- a CDS encoding ABC transporter permease — translated: MEILRETYRSLFSNKLRTFLSMLGIIIGITSVITVMALGAGTTENITNSVSSLGSNVMIIFPGYSGGRGGKVASSMNYLEKSDAENIANYAEDVIRATPVLQSNFLVQNGNLNITSTIMAGNPELFNILNLNIDSGRSFVEDDYANVKNYAIIGYTTAESLFEGKNPIGEKIYLIQKNSKLFRKIPFEVIGVLKKAGSTLMFNTDKTIFIPYSTADARLFKTNGKASMILASGVSSEKSLEAQMEVDFILNNKFGDDTSYQIMSQDSMLEVIGQITGVMNFILIAIAAISLVVGGIGIMNIMLVSVSERTREIGVKMALGAGRKRILLEFLTESIAITFIAGLIGIILGSLLSAGISSLAANLNLKAIISLKSILIAFGVSASVGLFFGIYPANKASKLSPIEALRYE
- a CDS encoding ferredoxin, yielding MKVFVEKETCIGCGVCENLCPDAFAIQDDGKAVAIEGASEAPCVQDAADSCPVQAIIIEE
- a CDS encoding D-2-hydroxyacid dehydrogenase is translated as MWLHINDPLAQDATDKLKELLPEIKITVEHYEPEVLKEKATEMDVLVVRSATKVTKDIIEAAPKLKIIGRAGMGLDNIDLETAKSKNIQVINTPGANSLSVAELVVGMILSLYRYTPRGTQGIKEGKWEKKQLKGLELTGKTLGIVGFGNIGKLLSKLVSGFGVKVLVFDVFDIPEEVLKEYNVEKVSLEEIYKNADIISLHVPKNDKTYHMISSKQFEAMKDGVVIINAARGGIVDEEALLKYLENGKVFGAGLDVYENEPPKGFLYEKLMNFNVVATPHIGATTKEAQWRVGMDLVDRLVKAIK